From Phycisphaerae bacterium, the proteins below share one genomic window:
- a CDS encoding proprotein convertase P-domain-containing protein: MSRLTGKLIVVLAIVCGIALGSLLSVSVVRAVDCPDYSPFPPINGQNLTNYPVSPNALQDNPTGFGDSIPDPQDPSTGSELDQLFLANSATDLYIAVTGNTVRNDALENTIIIFIDKDAGATPTILDTNGMTGSNALRNLDPEVAAAGAKLDFDPEYAVTVWNVLGVQNARIYDLSNPTDTGVALTEGTDFAVDNNNLLGVNSDASYDPLAQQNNAATATLGFEFKLSLAAHLGNLANNATIRVQALLVNGPGFISNQSLPPINVTAGNNGGGRDCVGTQNPPPDPQPDPPETFFLVDFSDDVAFPGSQNVSHTLSAGGSAPGGTFNGTSLPTRYMAVGQLRATQNNYTCFGNAAAFQNAPTEGSELDQIFVRADFTKLYIGVTGNVPLFGDLRNTLLIFIDSGSGNGGQTLQTCNNTNGSGALQYLCDAGGGLKFDDGFAPDVVIMYWREAGAHHAVLSSTVTNDFIPFDFSIDNADHINPNSGNFYSADLSNIFGVNNIQGDDPIRQEALADGSATSPDGPTSGMQFSLRWDNALMSKDVSGGTADIKIAAAVVAGGGFISNQWLPPLNETALSADSDSVSYSDAPLPAAIPDNTPAGVSDLRAVTMAGADRITDVNVSVSITHPDVSQLSVTLAHADSGRTVEIVSAGSQVGANLNITFDSEGAPAVQPSNSLLTFNDVNPNSNWTLTVVDNATGQTGTLNSWGLSVQDWEGGDIGCLGNFDSLDNNIDLSVEPYSGNQHLDLSLTIPSATPGSSDGTGIPAAFGGAANALATQNNHTCFGNATTSLPGTLPGSEMDQLRITNTNSRLKVAVTGNLENNGNAFVLMLDTDNTNTSAAALPVLSTPPPVCGGLDGLKLDAGFTPDYAIVVGRDPTAGVPNDDYNVFLKKLIAGPASTTSYALGRLTRNLTSGPLDDAIPNQNGSELDQLFIQNDANRLYIGLTGNLEANNNTFIVFIQTTPTGFNSNELDTTPNTSGWPPALIALDCDRMDLNFKPDFALVMNRNGGTYDADLVDLLDRVPGITVTNLTFTDVLGNNTFIGDNTNAVGVSSTVADDTTAGVNPPLTVQEENAMTATRGVQFAIDRSFLGHPIDDTGGAGTSLPPADGATIKVSAVLVSSTGYWSNQILPGLGGGKNNLAGTSACATVINLDAEATAPGLQYLDYVLRDGNVGTEYTSPSTFTGADIPTAMGPALATQDNYTQFGNAALVNPGNPNCTQIAINNNNIGGVTVSSADPNADPECDSEEIADSACPSTGMEFDIDFADIGLADLTDPGGPFPTIRVMAVLTGSSGYFSNQFLPPLGVGNAGNKGDIPANWDGDLTNVTNAPGNQFLSYTLSYQCGLEPADINGDNNVTSADIDALVGVLLGLNTNPCDVANADVDNSGSANGRDVSAFVPAYLNP, from the coding sequence GTGTCCCGGTTGACTGGCAAACTCATCGTCGTTCTCGCTATTGTTTGTGGAATTGCATTAGGCTCCCTTCTCAGTGTCTCCGTCGTCCGGGCGGTGGATTGTCCGGACTATTCGCCGTTTCCTCCGATCAACGGCCAGAATCTGACCAACTATCCGGTCAGCCCGAACGCCCTTCAGGACAATCCCACTGGCTTCGGCGACTCAATCCCCGATCCCCAGGATCCCAGCACGGGAAGCGAACTCGATCAACTCTTCCTCGCCAACAGCGCGACCGATCTTTACATCGCCGTGACCGGCAACACCGTTCGCAACGACGCGCTGGAAAATACGATCATAATTTTCATCGATAAAGACGCCGGCGCGACGCCGACCATCCTCGACACGAATGGCATGACGGGTTCCAACGCCCTCAGAAACCTCGATCCCGAAGTAGCGGCCGCCGGCGCCAAACTCGACTTCGATCCCGAGTATGCGGTCACGGTTTGGAACGTGCTCGGCGTTCAGAACGCCCGCATTTACGACCTGTCAAACCCAACGGACACCGGCGTGGCCCTGACAGAAGGAACGGATTTCGCAGTCGATAACAACAACCTGCTCGGCGTCAACTCAGACGCTTCCTACGATCCGCTGGCCCAGCAGAATAACGCCGCGACGGCCACGCTGGGGTTTGAGTTCAAGCTTTCGCTCGCCGCGCATCTCGGAAACCTCGCCAACAATGCCACGATCAGGGTCCAGGCCTTGTTGGTCAATGGACCCGGCTTTATCAGCAACCAGAGTTTGCCGCCGATCAACGTAACGGCGGGCAACAACGGCGGGGGCAGGGACTGCGTCGGAACACAGAATCCGCCGCCCGATCCTCAGCCCGACCCGCCAGAAACCTTCTTTCTCGTTGATTTTTCCGACGACGTCGCGTTTCCGGGCTCCCAAAACGTCAGCCACACGCTCAGCGCCGGAGGCTCCGCGCCGGGCGGGACGTTTAACGGGACCAGTCTCCCCACTCGCTATATGGCGGTCGGGCAACTCCGCGCGACTCAGAACAACTACACGTGCTTCGGCAACGCCGCCGCATTCCAGAATGCCCCGACCGAAGGCAGCGAACTCGATCAGATCTTCGTTCGCGCCGATTTTACCAAGCTCTACATCGGCGTCACGGGCAACGTCCCGCTCTTCGGAGACCTGCGGAACACGCTGCTGATCTTCATCGATTCCGGCTCGGGCAACGGCGGCCAGACGCTTCAAACCTGCAACAATACGAATGGATCGGGCGCGTTGCAGTACCTCTGCGACGCGGGCGGCGGCCTCAAGTTCGACGACGGCTTCGCGCCGGACGTGGTCATCATGTACTGGCGCGAGGCCGGCGCGCATCATGCCGTCCTCTCCAGCACCGTAACGAATGACTTCATCCCGTTCGATTTTTCCATCGACAACGCAGACCATATCAACCCCAATTCCGGCAACTTCTACAGCGCCGATCTCAGCAACATATTCGGCGTGAACAACATTCAGGGCGACGATCCGATCCGCCAGGAAGCCCTTGCGGACGGATCCGCTACAAGTCCGGACGGACCGACCTCCGGCATGCAGTTTTCGCTCCGCTGGGATAACGCCCTCATGTCGAAGGACGTCTCGGGCGGCACGGCGGACATCAAGATCGCCGCGGCCGTGGTCGCCGGCGGCGGGTTCATCAGCAACCAGTGGCTTCCCCCGCTGAACGAGACGGCCCTCTCGGCCGATAGCGACAGCGTCAGCTATTCCGATGCGCCGCTCCCGGCGGCCATTCCGGACAATACGCCAGCGGGCGTCTCCGATCTTCGGGCGGTGACAATGGCTGGCGCGGATCGGATCACCGACGTCAACGTTTCAGTCAGTATTACCCACCCGGATGTCAGTCAACTCTCCGTCACGCTCGCTCACGCTGACTCTGGCCGCACCGTTGAAATCGTCTCCGCCGGGTCGCAAGTCGGCGCGAACCTCAACATCACGTTTGACAGCGAGGGGGCACCGGCGGTGCAGCCGTCCAACTCGCTGCTGACCTTCAACGACGTGAACCCCAACAGCAACTGGACCCTTACGGTCGTGGACAACGCCACGGGTCAAACCGGGACGCTCAACTCCTGGGGCCTTTCGGTCCAGGATTGGGAAGGCGGCGACATTGGCTGTCTGGGCAACTTCGATTCCCTGGATAACAACATCGACCTGTCCGTGGAGCCGTACTCAGGAAATCAGCATCTGGATCTCAGCCTGACTATCCCCTCAGCCACACCGGGAAGCTCCGACGGGACAGGGATTCCGGCGGCGTTCGGCGGCGCGGCCAACGCCCTCGCCACGCAAAATAACCACACCTGCTTCGGCAATGCGACGACGTCATTGCCCGGCACGCTGCCCGGCTCGGAAATGGACCAACTCCGCATCACCAACACCAACTCGCGGCTGAAGGTCGCCGTCACAGGCAACCTGGAGAACAATGGCAATGCCTTTGTCTTGATGCTCGATACGGATAACACCAATACGAGCGCCGCCGCACTTCCCGTCCTATCTACGCCGCCACCGGTTTGCGGCGGCCTCGATGGCCTGAAGCTCGACGCCGGGTTTACCCCTGATTATGCCATCGTCGTCGGGCGGGACCCGACCGCCGGTGTGCCCAATGATGACTACAATGTCTTCCTGAAGAAACTGATTGCGGGCCCGGCGTCGACAACGTCCTACGCGCTCGGGCGACTTACAAGAAATCTCACCAGCGGCCCCCTCGACGACGCGATCCCCAACCAAAACGGGAGCGAGTTGGATCAGTTATTCATCCAGAACGACGCGAACCGTCTCTACATCGGCCTCACCGGCAACCTCGAAGCCAACAACAACACCTTCATTGTTTTCATTCAAACGACGCCGACGGGGTTCAATTCGAACGAACTCGACACAACACCCAATACGTCCGGTTGGCCGCCCGCCCTGATAGCGCTCGATTGCGATCGAATGGACCTCAACTTCAAGCCGGACTTCGCGTTGGTAATGAACCGTAACGGCGGGACATACGACGCCGACTTGGTGGACTTGCTCGATCGTGTGCCGGGAATCACGGTCACGAATCTCACCTTTACGGACGTGTTGGGGAACAATACGTTCATCGGTGACAACACGAATGCCGTCGGCGTGAGCAGCACGGTCGCCGACGACACCACGGCCGGCGTGAATCCTCCTCTGACGGTCCAGGAAGAAAACGCCATGACGGCGACGCGCGGCGTGCAATTCGCCATTGATCGCAGCTTTTTGGGCCATCCGATCGACGACACCGGCGGCGCCGGGACATCCCTGCCGCCCGCCGATGGCGCGACCATCAAAGTCAGCGCCGTCCTCGTCTCCTCGACCGGTTATTGGAGCAACCAGATTTTGCCGGGCCTTGGTGGCGGCAAAAACAACCTCGCCGGCACTAGCGCGTGTGCGACCGTTATCAATCTAGATGCCGAAGCGACGGCCCCCGGGTTGCAGTACCTCGACTACGTCCTTCGCGATGGCAACGTGGGCACCGAATACACGTCGCCATCAACGTTTACGGGTGCGGACATTCCGACGGCGATGGGCCCCGCCCTTGCCACCCAGGACAACTACACACAGTTTGGAAATGCCGCACTCGTCAACCCTGGTAATCCGAACTGCACGCAAATCGCCATCAACAACAACAACATCGGCGGCGTGACCGTTTCGAGCGCGGATCCCAACGCGGATCCCGAGTGCGATAGCGAGGAAATCGCCGATTCCGCCTGTCCCAGCACCGGCATGGAATTCGACATCGACTTCGCCGATATCGGCCTGGCCGACTTGACCGACCCCGGCGGTCCGTTCCCGACAATTCGGGTGATGGCGGTCCTCACGGGTTCCAGCGGCTATTTCTCCAATCAGTTCCTGCCGCCCTTAGGCGTGGGTAACGCCGGCAACAAGGGCGACATTCCTGCTAACTGGGACGGCGACCTGACCAACGTGACCAACGCCCCCGGGAATCAGTTCCTGTCCTACACCCTCAGTTATCAATGCGGACTCGAGCCCGCGGATATCAACGGCGACAACAACGTGACGTCCGCAGACATCGATGCGCTGGTCGGCGTGCTGCTGGGACTGAATACCAATCCGTGCGATGTGGCCAATGCCGACGTGGACAACAGCGGCAGCGCCAACGGCCGCGACGTCTCGGCGTTCGTCCCGGCCTACTTGAACCCGTAG
- a CDS encoding alpha-amylase family glycosyl hydrolase, whose protein sequence is MRDAIRTSVLAVLVVAFGVTPRPASAQTRPYTMLQYFEASWSTMRYRMPDVFMAGYDSTWLPPPQRGGGPTNTTDVGYAVFDRFDLGNPTTPTRYGTESEFRQMIDAYHRANCYVFVDWIMNHNGTSDNDTPNFEAQGGYPGFVLSYGGDPYGDFHTKGTQSENPGGPNYNLYDGRLLGLIDIAQEKVHSMIRHPVAAGNPDNIPAGTLRNLPNANNVKFYPDLALTPESDNNPGTSRNPGPPQYTFYPFNPANPMAGDAVEESAAFLLLRTTQYYLEVLKVDGFRLDAAKHIPTWFWDNLWDASVYQRWVDFDGLVKTPYSFVEAVESNSNIANWVRKPGEPGSGWPASGYDYGNRDALEINESGALRDLVNNDGTSSWDTVMGASVDNVDGFNNGTIGVHHVNSHDNAIATGEADAVAQAYVLMRTGPAIVYHHAGQNGATGFPQMNGRADALGLGSSQITTLLKIRNQYARGWFIPLSTGNTDVLVFSRRTPSSVDNVLIGLNDSENNGSDARTVTTTFPQGTRLHELTGNAADPIVDPNSAYPELLTVGAGGSVTFSIPRNKNANGVFHGKGYVIYGPAVPTGTLSIVNASTVIAGPDVPGTPDYRERVNSVVMVNSATFDIQLQTIHTDPTDPDSDDHAVFRIDQGFKDYNNNGSTYNALPNSDLNPGNTPSTSPSYGFENFLTEYSPRYTGGTGTYRQTIDAAALGEGYHYITVRAYRHRTVGDPLFGEFRLVIYVDIENPDFELIQPTNTCNNDVPSVPYDFVVKGVDNTVDKVYMFFDLKESTDFIGLSTGTSNLASQYMDTFTRNRATYVSGNHRLDVVAFETLPTGLTKVRHKTFVGIQSQTGAGLGAGDVNADGTRNARDIQSFVWFLTGFNPNYGPAADMNCDGLNDEDDIPVLVDQLLQ, encoded by the coding sequence ATGAGGGACGCGATCAGGACCAGTGTACTCGCGGTACTTGTGGTGGCGTTCGGTGTGACCCCGCGCCCCGCTTCCGCACAGACTCGTCCCTATACGATGCTCCAGTACTTCGAGGCGTCGTGGAGCACCATGCGCTATCGCATGCCCGACGTCTTCATGGCCGGCTACGACAGTACCTGGCTTCCACCTCCCCAGCGGGGCGGCGGCCCCACCAATACTACGGATGTCGGATACGCGGTGTTTGATCGGTTCGACCTCGGCAATCCCACCACGCCGACGCGCTATGGCACCGAATCTGAATTCCGTCAGATGATCGACGCCTATCATCGGGCCAACTGCTACGTCTTCGTCGACTGGATCATGAACCACAATGGCACGAGCGACAACGACACGCCCAATTTCGAGGCGCAGGGGGGCTATCCCGGTTTCGTCCTTTCCTACGGCGGCGATCCGTACGGCGACTTCCATACCAAGGGCACGCAATCGGAAAATCCGGGCGGCCCGAATTACAACCTTTATGACGGACGCCTCCTCGGCCTGATCGATATCGCCCAGGAAAAAGTCCACAGCATGATTCGGCATCCCGTCGCCGCCGGAAACCCCGACAATATCCCCGCCGGCACGTTGCGCAATCTGCCCAATGCCAACAACGTCAAGTTCTACCCCGATCTTGCACTGACGCCGGAATCCGACAACAACCCCGGCACGAGCCGAAACCCCGGCCCGCCGCAATACACCTTTTATCCGTTCAATCCCGCCAACCCGATGGCCGGTGACGCCGTCGAGGAAAGCGCGGCGTTCCTGCTGCTCCGCACGACGCAGTACTATCTCGAAGTGCTCAAGGTGGACGGCTTCCGCCTCGACGCCGCCAAGCACATCCCCACATGGTTCTGGGACAATTTGTGGGACGCCTCCGTGTACCAGCGCTGGGTCGATTTCGACGGTCTGGTCAAGACGCCCTACTCCTTCGTCGAGGCCGTCGAAAGTAATTCCAACATCGCCAACTGGGTTCGCAAGCCCGGCGAGCCCGGCAGCGGCTGGCCCGCATCCGGCTACGATTACGGCAATCGCGACGCCCTTGAGATCAACGAATCCGGCGCCCTGCGCGACCTGGTCAACAACGATGGCACGAGTTCGTGGGACACGGTCATGGGCGCCTCCGTCGATAATGTGGATGGCTTCAACAACGGCACAATCGGCGTCCATCACGTCAACAGCCACGACAACGCCATTGCCACCGGCGAAGCGGATGCCGTCGCCCAGGCCTACGTTCTCATGCGCACCGGCCCCGCCATTGTGTACCACCATGCCGGACAGAACGGCGCGACCGGTTTCCCCCAGATGAACGGCCGTGCCGACGCACTGGGCCTCGGATCGTCACAAATCACGACCTTGCTCAAGATTCGCAATCAATACGCACGCGGATGGTTCATCCCACTTTCCACCGGCAATACCGACGTTCTCGTCTTCAGCCGCCGAACGCCCAGCAGCGTCGACAACGTCCTGATCGGCCTGAACGACTCAGAAAACAACGGCTCCGATGCGCGCACGGTGACGACGACCTTCCCCCAGGGCACCCGCCTCCACGAACTGACCGGCAACGCCGCCGATCCGATCGTCGATCCGAATTCCGCGTACCCGGAACTCCTCACGGTCGGCGCGGGCGGAAGCGTCACCTTCAGTATTCCACGGAACAAAAACGCGAATGGTGTCTTCCACGGCAAGGGGTATGTGATTTATGGCCCCGCCGTCCCGACGGGGACGCTCAGCATCGTGAACGCCTCGACGGTCATCGCCGGGCCGGACGTCCCGGGAACGCCGGATTACCGCGAGCGGGTCAACTCCGTCGTGATGGTGAACTCTGCGACCTTCGACATTCAGCTACAAACGATCCACACCGACCCGACCGATCCGGACAGCGACGATCACGCCGTATTCCGAATCGACCAGGGATTCAAGGACTACAACAACAACGGCTCAACCTACAACGCGCTTCCGAATTCCGATCTGAATCCCGGAAATACGCCATCCACCAGCCCCAGCTACGGTTTTGAGAACTTCCTGACAGAATACTCGCCGCGGTACACGGGCGGCACGGGCACTTATCGCCAGACCATCGACGCAGCCGCGCTCGGCGAGGGTTATCACTACATCACCGTCCGCGCCTATCGCCATCGCACCGTTGGGGATCCGCTCTTCGGCGAGTTTCGGCTGGTCATCTACGTGGACATCGAAAATCCGGACTTCGAGCTGATCCAACCGACCAACACCTGCAACAACGACGTGCCTTCAGTCCCCTACGATTTCGTCGTGAAGGGCGTGGATAACACCGTGGACAAGGTCTACATGTTCTTCGACCTCAAGGAGAGCACCGATTTCATTGGCCTCTCCACCGGCACCAGCAACCTCGCCAGCCAGTACATGGACACCTTCACGCGGAACCGCGCCACGTATGTCAGCGGCAACCACCGCCTCGACGTCGTGGCCTTTGAAACCCTGCCCACCGGCCTCACCAAGGTCCGGCACAAGACTTTTGTGGGAATCCAGTCCCAGACCGGCGCCGGTCTCGGGGCCGGCGATGTCAACGCCGACGGCACCCGCAACGCCCGCGATATCCAATCCTTCGTATGGTTCCTGACCGGCTTCAACCCCAACTACGGGCCGGCCGCCGACATGAATTGCGACGGCCTGAACGACGAGGACGACATCCCCGTCCTGGTCGATCAACTGCTTCAATAG
- a CDS encoding endonuclease yields the protein MSSAVFHDSDVVRTRPASLCTKLLVLTLGVVLGANRSVAQPPPGYYDSVDATNAATLRATLHPVIDDHTRFPYTSTATDTWNILEQADEDPNNASNILDIYKNASYVKVGAGNSFYEREHTWPNSYGFPNDNSSNYPYTDCHALMLCDGSYNSSRSNKPYRFCDAACTEKVTDANNGQGGGSGVYPGNSNWTSGSFTAGTWETWNGRRGDVARAILYMDLRYEGGTHGITGIPEPDLIVTDNEALIDASNTGANESVAYMGMLAALLVWHTQDPVDAVEQARNDVVFSYQGNRNPFIDHPEWVDCIWNANCGGDTTPPAAPTGLIATAGNGVVDLDWADNGEPDLTGYNVYRGTASGGPYSQINGALVTNSVYSDATVSNGTTYYYVVRAVDTSSNESGNSNEAGATPSGPATPWINEFHYDNNGTDTGEFVEVAGPAGTSLSGWRLIGYNGSGGATYATVSLSGTIPDQQDCLGTLGFAFTGLQNGSPDGIALVDAANAVVQFLSYEGSFTATDGPASGMLSVDVGVSESSTSTVGHSLQLAGTGKQYADFTWQPSQANTQGQPNTGQTFSDPACVDTTPPASPTGLTATGGNAVVNLNWNDNSEPDLAGYNVYRSTTSGGPYSPVNGALVTASAFSDFTVSNGVTYYYVVRAMDGSNNESGNSSQASATPQAGPTTMHVSSIVLSTVNAGGGKVKGRATVTIVNNLGNPVSGVSVNGTFTGSYSQTLSATTNSNGVATLTTSSKITPPVTFTFCVNNVTGGSLTYAPGENLETCDSY from the coding sequence ATGTCGAGTGCCGTTTTTCATGATTCGGATGTTGTTCGTACGCGCCCCGCGAGCCTATGCACTAAGCTGCTTGTCCTGACGCTCGGGGTCGTCCTCGGCGCAAACCGCAGCGTGGCTCAGCCACCGCCCGGTTACTACGATTCGGTCGACGCGACGAACGCAGCAACGCTGCGGGCGACGCTGCATCCGGTTATCGACGATCATACGCGCTTCCCTTACACGTCGACAGCGACCGATACGTGGAACATCCTCGAACAGGCTGACGAAGACCCCAACAACGCCTCCAATATTCTCGACATCTACAAGAACGCCAGCTACGTCAAAGTGGGAGCGGGAAACAGCTTCTACGAGCGCGAACACACCTGGCCGAACTCCTACGGGTTCCCTAACGACAATTCCTCCAACTACCCCTATACCGATTGCCATGCGCTAATGCTCTGCGATGGGAGCTACAACTCTTCGCGCAGCAACAAACCCTATCGTTTCTGCGATGCCGCCTGCACCGAAAAAGTCACCGACGCCAACAACGGACAGGGCGGCGGCAGCGGCGTTTATCCTGGAAATTCCAACTGGACCAGCGGGTCCTTTACCGCGGGCACCTGGGAGACGTGGAACGGTCGCCGCGGCGATGTCGCCCGGGCGATCCTCTACATGGACCTTCGCTATGAGGGCGGGACCCACGGCATCACCGGTATCCCGGAGCCCGACCTGATCGTCACGGATAATGAGGCCCTGATCGACGCCTCCAATACCGGGGCCAACGAATCCGTCGCCTACATGGGAATGCTGGCCGCCTTGCTGGTTTGGCACACGCAGGATCCCGTCGATGCCGTAGAGCAGGCCCGCAACGACGTCGTTTTCAGCTACCAGGGCAATCGCAACCCGTTCATCGATCATCCCGAATGGGTCGACTGTATTTGGAATGCCAACTGCGGGGGAGACACGACGCCTCCGGCTGCGCCGACCGGTCTCATCGCCACGGCCGGAAACGGTGTCGTCGATCTGGACTGGGCCGACAACGGCGAACCGGATCTCACCGGATACAACGTCTATCGGGGCACGGCGAGCGGCGGACCCTATTCACAGATCAATGGGGCCCTCGTAACCAACAGCGTCTACAGCGACGCGACGGTCAGCAATGGCACGACGTATTACTACGTCGTCCGGGCAGTTGATACCTCCAGCAATGAGTCCGGCAACAGCAACGAGGCCGGCGCCACGCCTTCAGGGCCGGCGACTCCCTGGATCAACGAGTTTCACTACGACAACAACGGCACCGACACCGGCGAATTCGTGGAAGTGGCCGGCCCGGCGGGGACGAGCCTGAGCGGTTGGAGGTTGATTGGCTACAACGGCAGCGGCGGGGCGACGTACGCCACGGTTAGTCTCTCGGGAACGATTCCTGACCAACAGGATTGCCTCGGAACACTGGGTTTCGCCTTCACCGGCCTCCAAAATGGATCACCGGATGGAATCGCGTTGGTCGATGCGGCCAACGCCGTCGTTCAGTTCCTCAGTTACGAAGGTTCATTTACAGCGACCGATGGTCCGGCCTCCGGAATGCTCTCGGTGGACGTGGGTGTCAGTGAAAGCAGCACGTCGACGGTAGGGCATTCGCTCCAGCTCGCCGGTACCGGAAAGCAGTATGCGGACTTCACCTGGCAGCCGTCGCAGGCAAACACTCAGGGTCAACCCAATACCGGGCAGACCTTCAGCGATCCTGCCTGCGTGGACACGACGCCTCCGGCCTCGCCGACCGGCCTGACGGCCACCGGCGGCAACGCCGTCGTCAACCTCAATTGGAATGACAATTCGGAGCCCGATCTGGCGGGATACAATGTCTATCGATCCACCACCAGCGGCGGGCCCTATTCTCCAGTCAACGGCGCCCTTGTCACGGCCAGCGCCTTTTCGGATTTCACGGTGAGCAACGGCGTCACCTATTATTACGTTGTTCGAGCGATGGATGGCTCGAACAACGAGAGCGGCAACAGCAGCCAGGCGTCAGCAACCCCCCAGGCCGGGCCGACCACTATGCATGTCAGTTCCATCGTCCTCTCCACTGTCAACGCGGGCGGGGGAAAGGTAAAGGGACGTGCGACGGTCACGATCGTCAACAACTTGGGCAACCCGGTCTCCGGGGTGAGTGTGAACGGGACATTTACGGGTTCGTATTCTCAGACGCTCAGCGCGACCACAAACTCCAACGGCGTTGCAACCCTTACTACAAGCTCCAAGATCACACCACCGGTCACGTTCACGTTTTGCGTGAACAACGTTACGGGTGGCAGCCTGACGTATGCTCCGGGTGAGAACCTGGAAACCTGCGATTCATATTAG